Proteins encoded by one window of Mycolicibacterium sp. ND9-15:
- a CDS encoding alpha/beta fold hydrolase has product MTRPPNVFRVFGAGGVTVVADRIGDPTAPAVVFLHGGGQTRRSWGRAAVAVAERGWQAVTVDLRGHGESDWSPDGDYRVTSFAGDVLEVLRELPPQPVIVGASLGGFTTMLLAGELAPGTVRAVVLVDIVPDMDPSGASRIHDFMVDRMRSGFESLDEVADMISEYNPHRRRPSDLDGLRTNLRERDGRWYWHWDPKFVDGTAASPPVEVTDVERMNAAVASILRTGVPVLLVRGQMSDLVTEERAERFLGRFPEIEFVDVGGAGHMVAGDRNDVFAAAVVKFVIEHTENR; this is encoded by the coding sequence ATGACTCGCCCGCCCAATGTATTTCGGGTATTCGGCGCCGGCGGCGTGACGGTTGTCGCCGATCGCATCGGTGATCCGACCGCACCGGCGGTGGTGTTCCTGCACGGCGGCGGGCAGACCCGGCGATCGTGGGGCCGGGCGGCGGTGGCGGTCGCCGAACGCGGATGGCAGGCCGTCACGGTGGACCTGCGCGGCCACGGCGAGTCGGATTGGTCACCTGACGGCGACTACCGCGTCACCAGCTTCGCCGGTGACGTTCTCGAAGTGCTCCGTGAGCTGCCACCACAGCCCGTCATCGTCGGCGCCTCTCTCGGCGGGTTCACGACGATGCTGCTGGCCGGTGAACTGGCGCCCGGCACCGTACGCGCCGTCGTGCTCGTCGACATCGTGCCGGACATGGACCCGTCCGGCGCATCACGCATCCACGACTTCATGGTCGACCGCATGCGGTCGGGGTTCGAGTCGCTCGACGAAGTCGCCGACATGATCTCCGAGTACAACCCGCACCGCCGCAGACCAAGCGATCTCGACGGGCTGCGGACCAATCTCCGCGAGCGCGACGGCCGCTGGTATTGGCATTGGGACCCGAAGTTCGTCGACGGGACGGCGGCATCCCCGCCCGTCGAGGTGACCGACGTGGAGCGGATGAACGCGGCGGTGGCGTCGATCCTGCGGACCGGCGTACCGGTGCTCCTCGTGCGGGGGCAGATGAGCGACCTCGTCACCGAAGAGCGTGCCGAGCGGTTTCTCGGTCGGTTCCCCGAGATCGAGTTCGTCGACGTCGGCGGTGCCGGGCACATGGTCGCCGGCGATCGCAACGACGTCTTCGCCGCGGCCGTGGTCAAATTCGTCATCGAGCACACCGAAAACCGATGA
- a CDS encoding Zn-ribbon domain-containing OB-fold protein codes for MTTFERPMPVKTPTTAPFWDALTQHRIVIQYSPSSEAYVFYPRVRAPRTLAGDLEWREISGMGTLYSYTVARRPVGPHFADAVPQLLAIVEWDEGPRFSTELVNVDPAELKVGMRVKPVFFDYPEHDVTMLRYEPADIAPK; via the coding sequence GTGACCACGTTCGAGCGGCCGATGCCGGTCAAAACCCCCACCACCGCGCCGTTCTGGGACGCGTTGACGCAGCACCGCATCGTGATCCAGTACTCGCCGTCATCGGAGGCGTACGTGTTCTATCCGCGCGTGCGGGCGCCCCGCACCCTTGCCGGCGACCTCGAGTGGCGCGAGATCTCCGGGATGGGCACGCTGTACTCCTACACGGTGGCGCGCCGGCCCGTCGGGCCACACTTCGCCGACGCGGTGCCGCAGTTGCTCGCGATCGTCGAATGGGATGAGGGCCCGCGGTTCTCCACCGAGCTCGTCAATGTCGACCCGGCCGAACTGAAGGTCGGGATGCGGGTCAAACCGGTGTTCTTCGACTACCCCGAGCACGATGTGACGATGCTGCGCTACGAGCCCGCCGACATCGCGCCGAAATAG
- a CDS encoding N-acyl-D-amino-acid deacylase family protein → MFDLKITGGTVVDGTGADRFIADIGVKDGKIVDVRRRGAGDAPMQGGAAETIDASGKVVAPGFVDIHTHYDGQVSWDSMLEPSSGHGVTTVVTGNCGVGFAPVRPGREEWLIGLMEGVEDIPGTALTEGISWGWESYPEYLDVVDKQQFAIDVGSQIAHGAVRAYAMGERGARNEPASSEDIAAMARLVQDGIEAGALGFSTSRTLGHRAIDGEPVPGTFAAEDELFGLGRAMAAGGRAVFELAPQGVAGEDIIAPKKELEWMKRLAAEIDRPISFGMIQVDAAPDLWREQLDISAEAHAAGSQLYPQIAARPFGMLFGFPGHHAFTHRPTFRRLKAECSREGLAARLADPAVKAAILSEADLPADPSVLFDAMFALVQHSLGRIYSLGDPPDYEPTPDRAVTAIASERGEDPLSTLYDLMLEDDATAMLMLPFYNYFYGNHDAIREMLLHPAGVVGLSDGGAHCGMICDASYPTFLLTHWARDRHRGDKLPLEYVVRKQSHDTAQLFGLSDRGVIEVGKKADLNVIDMDALTLHPARMAYDLPAGGQRLVQGASGYSATVVSGVVTRRDGADTGARPGRLVRGAR, encoded by the coding sequence GTGTTCGACCTGAAGATCACCGGCGGGACGGTCGTCGACGGCACGGGTGCGGACCGGTTCATCGCCGACATCGGGGTGAAGGACGGCAAGATCGTCGACGTCCGCCGACGAGGCGCCGGCGACGCGCCGATGCAGGGTGGGGCCGCCGAGACCATCGACGCGAGCGGGAAGGTCGTCGCGCCCGGCTTCGTGGACATCCACACCCATTACGACGGTCAGGTCAGTTGGGACAGCATGCTCGAGCCCTCCAGCGGTCACGGGGTGACCACCGTGGTCACCGGCAACTGCGGTGTCGGGTTCGCGCCGGTACGGCCCGGCCGGGAGGAGTGGCTGATCGGGCTGATGGAGGGCGTCGAGGACATCCCGGGCACCGCGCTCACCGAAGGTATCTCGTGGGGGTGGGAGAGTTACCCCGAATACCTCGACGTTGTCGACAAGCAGCAGTTCGCCATCGACGTGGGCAGCCAGATCGCGCACGGTGCGGTTCGCGCGTACGCGATGGGGGAGCGGGGAGCCCGCAACGAGCCCGCCTCCTCCGAGGACATCGCCGCGATGGCGCGCCTGGTGCAGGACGGCATCGAGGCGGGCGCGCTGGGTTTCTCGACCTCGCGCACCCTGGGCCACCGTGCCATCGACGGTGAACCGGTCCCCGGCACCTTCGCCGCGGAGGACGAACTCTTCGGGCTCGGCCGGGCCATGGCCGCCGGTGGGCGGGCCGTGTTCGAGCTGGCGCCGCAGGGTGTCGCCGGCGAGGACATCATCGCTCCCAAGAAGGAACTGGAGTGGATGAAGCGCCTCGCCGCGGAGATCGACCGCCCGATCTCGTTCGGGATGATCCAGGTCGACGCGGCGCCCGACTTGTGGCGCGAACAACTCGACATCTCGGCCGAGGCGCACGCCGCGGGCAGCCAACTGTATCCGCAGATCGCCGCGCGCCCGTTCGGGATGTTGTTCGGCTTCCCGGGACACCATGCGTTCACGCACCGCCCCACCTTCCGCAGGCTCAAGGCCGAGTGCAGCCGGGAGGGACTGGCGGCGCGCCTGGCCGATCCCGCGGTCAAGGCAGCGATCCTCTCCGAGGCCGACCTGCCGGCTGACCCTTCGGTGTTGTTCGACGCCATGTTCGCGCTCGTGCAGCACTCGCTCGGTCGCATCTATTCGCTGGGCGATCCGCCCGACTACGAACCGACACCGGACCGCGCGGTGACCGCCATCGCGAGTGAACGCGGCGAAGACCCGCTGTCGACGCTCTACGACCTGATGCTCGAAGACGACGCCACGGCGATGTTGATGCTGCCGTTCTACAACTACTTCTACGGCAACCACGACGCGATCCGGGAGATGCTGCTGCATCCGGCTGGTGTGGTCGGACTGTCCGACGGTGGGGCGCACTGCGGCATGATCTGCGACGCCTCGTATCCGACGTTCCTGCTGACCCATTGGGCGCGGGACCGCCATCGCGGTGACAAGCTGCCGCTGGAATATGTGGTCCGCAAGCAGTCCCACGACACCGCGCAGCTGTTCGGGCTCTCCGATCGCGGCGTCATCGAGGTGGGTAAGAAGGCCGACCTCAACGTCATCGACATGGACGCGCTTACCCTGCATCCCGCGCGGATGGCCTACGACCTGCCCGCCGGCGGTCAGCGTCTGGTACAGGGTGCCTCCGGATACAGCGCGACGGTCGTCAGCGGCGTCGTGACGCGCCGCGACGGCGCCGACACCGGGGCCCGGCCGGGACGGCTCGTGCGTGGTGCGCGCTGA
- a CDS encoding TetR/AcrR family transcriptional regulator, producing MRPISTPSSPEAILDSAAKLIETHGVDGFTMRGLAEQLGVAATSIYWHVGGRDKLFDSLVDRLLDEMAHLPVTGDTPVDRIASLARAQRKLLIERQHLLAIAHERDTTPRLFLPVQRALAAQLAALGVTGQDAALVLRAVQVHVISSAVMQFSAVRGAKHDEEDPSLWTDDWPDQALVRALQSPTDYDAVFEYGLQALLASLRLRDTLATEKPWS from the coding sequence GTGAGACCGATTAGCACACCGAGCAGCCCCGAAGCCATCCTCGACAGCGCCGCGAAGCTGATCGAAACGCACGGGGTGGACGGCTTCACCATGCGGGGGTTGGCCGAACAACTCGGTGTCGCCGCGACGTCGATCTACTGGCATGTCGGCGGTCGCGACAAACTGTTCGACAGCCTGGTGGATCGACTGCTCGACGAGATGGCGCACCTACCCGTCACCGGAGACACCCCCGTGGACCGCATCGCTTCGCTGGCCCGCGCGCAACGCAAGCTGCTGATCGAGCGGCAGCACCTGCTTGCCATCGCCCATGAAAGGGACACCACGCCGCGGCTGTTCCTGCCGGTGCAACGGGCGTTGGCGGCTCAACTGGCGGCACTCGGCGTAACGGGCCAGGACGCCGCGCTCGTACTGCGCGCCGTTCAGGTGCACGTCATTTCGTCTGCGGTGATGCAGTTCTCGGCGGTGCGTGGGGCCAAGCACGACGAGGAGGACCCGTCGCTGTGGACCGACGACTGGCCTGATCAGGCGCTGGTGCGGGCGCTGCAGTCGCCGACCGACTACGACGCGGTCTTCGAGTACGGCCTGCAAGCGCTGCTGGCATCGTTGCGCCTTCGAGACACCCTCGCGACTGAGAAGCCATGGTCGTGA
- a CDS encoding TetR/AcrR family transcriptional regulator, producing MVTETSTPRRRSEKSRSAIVTATKELLLERGFDGLSIEAVAARAGVGKQTIYRWWPSRPALVADVLLEDADKILRPVAHTDDLVADLSRWAVNLAATLTTERGNAMLRILTVAGLEHDETKARMHAGLSAPLHGSVKTRLSADGLDSATSQAAADAIVGGIVYAILNEGRSFRRSRAESITRTVIAGACR from the coding sequence ATGGTCACCGAGACGAGCACCCCTCGTCGTCGTAGCGAGAAGTCCCGGTCGGCGATCGTCACGGCCACCAAGGAACTGCTGCTGGAGCGCGGATTCGACGGGCTCAGCATCGAAGCCGTCGCGGCACGCGCCGGCGTCGGCAAGCAGACGATCTACCGCTGGTGGCCCAGTCGTCCCGCGCTCGTCGCCGACGTGCTGCTCGAAGACGCCGACAAGATTCTGCGACCAGTCGCCCACACCGACGACCTCGTAGCCGATCTGAGCCGTTGGGCGGTCAACCTCGCGGCGACGCTCACCACCGAACGGGGCAACGCCATGCTGCGCATCCTCACCGTCGCGGGGTTGGAGCACGACGAAACCAAGGCGCGGATGCATGCGGGACTCAGCGCGCCGCTGCACGGCAGTGTCAAGACGCGACTGTCGGCCGACGGCCTGGACTCCGCCACGTCGCAAGCTGCGGCCGACGCCATCGTCGGCGGTATCGTCTACGCGATCCTCAACGAGGGACGCTCGTTCCGCCGGAGCCGGGCGGAGTCGATCACCCGTACCGTCATCGCCGGAGCCTGCCGATGA
- a CDS encoding thiolase family protein produces MGLRGEAAIVGYVELPPERMNKASPAPFTLEQWAELGSAALADAGLSGELVNGIVTSHLAESEIFVPSTIAEYLGVGANFAELVDLGGASAAAMVWRAAAAVELGLCDVVLCALPARYITPMSEKKPRPLVDAVFFGSSSNQYGSPQAEFEIPYGNLGQNGPYGQVATRYGAVYGYDERAMAKIVVDQRVNANHTDGAIWKDKPLTVEDVLASPVIADPLRMLEIVMPCVGGAAVVIANADIARRARNRPVWIKGFGEHVPFKTPTYAADLLHTPMAEAAETAFGMTDLARAEMDMVSIYDCYTITVLLSLEDAGFCEKGKGMQFVADHDLTFRGDFPLNTAGGQLGFGQAGLAGGMHHVCDAARQIMGRAGAAQVADCNRAFVSGNGGILSEQTALILEGA; encoded by the coding sequence ATGGGATTACGTGGGGAAGCCGCGATCGTCGGCTATGTGGAACTGCCGCCGGAACGGATGAACAAGGCCTCCCCGGCGCCGTTCACCCTCGAACAGTGGGCCGAACTGGGATCGGCTGCGCTCGCGGACGCCGGGCTCTCAGGTGAACTCGTCAACGGCATCGTCACCTCGCACCTCGCCGAGTCGGAGATCTTCGTGCCGTCCACGATCGCCGAATACCTTGGTGTCGGAGCGAACTTCGCCGAACTCGTCGACCTCGGCGGGGCCAGCGCGGCCGCAATGGTGTGGCGAGCGGCCGCGGCGGTCGAACTGGGCCTGTGCGACGTGGTGCTGTGCGCGCTGCCCGCGCGCTACATCACGCCGATGTCGGAGAAGAAGCCGAGGCCGTTGGTGGACGCGGTGTTCTTCGGGTCGTCGAGCAACCAGTACGGCTCCCCGCAGGCCGAATTCGAGATTCCCTACGGCAACCTCGGGCAGAACGGGCCGTACGGTCAGGTGGCCACCCGCTACGGTGCGGTCTACGGCTACGACGAACGGGCGATGGCCAAGATCGTCGTCGACCAGCGGGTCAACGCCAACCACACCGACGGCGCGATCTGGAAGGACAAGCCGCTCACGGTCGAAGACGTACTCGCCAGCCCGGTCATCGCCGACCCCTTGCGCATGCTCGAGATCGTGATGCCGTGCGTGGGCGGCGCTGCGGTGGTCATCGCGAACGCCGACATCGCCAGGCGGGCGCGTAACCGGCCGGTGTGGATCAAGGGCTTCGGCGAGCACGTGCCGTTCAAGACCCCGACCTACGCGGCCGACCTGCTGCACACCCCGATGGCCGAAGCCGCCGAAACCGCCTTCGGGATGACCGATCTGGCGCGCGCCGAAATGGACATGGTGTCGATCTACGACTGCTACACGATCACCGTGCTGCTCTCGCTGGAGGACGCCGGGTTCTGCGAGAAGGGCAAAGGCATGCAGTTCGTCGCCGATCACGACCTCACGTTCCGCGGCGACTTCCCGCTCAACACCGCCGGCGGTCAACTCGGCTTCGGCCAGGCCGGCTTGGCGGGGGGAATGCACCATGTCTGCGACGCCGCCCGGCAGATCATGGGGCGCGCGGGCGCCGCGCAGGTGGCCGACTGCAATCGCGCGTTCGTATCCGGCAACGGCGGGATCCTGTCCGAGCAGACCGCGTTGATTCTCGAAGGAGCCTGA
- a CDS encoding NAD-dependent epimerase/dehydratase family protein produces MTPTKLVIGASGFLGSHVTKQLVARGDDVRVLIRPTSSTRGIDGLPVDVRRGDIFDPGSVRSAMSGCDVVYYCVVDARAWLLDPAPMWRTNVDGLRAVLDVAVEADLHRFVFTSSIATIGRRTDGLADETTAHNWLDIGGDYVRSRVEAEQMVLRYSYEQGLPAVAMCVSNTYGPGDWLPTPHGALLAAAVHGRMPFYIDGYEAETVGIEDAAQAMILAAEHGRIGERYIVSERWMSSREIFEAGCRAVGVEPPRYRVPIAVMAAASYPSSWIARLRGHDTKLTPLNILLMHVMTPLDHSKAVRELGWNPSPTPEAIVAAAQFYRESRLTGRGSR; encoded by the coding sequence GTGACGCCCACGAAACTCGTCATCGGCGCCAGCGGATTCCTTGGGTCGCACGTCACCAAGCAGTTGGTCGCTCGCGGCGACGACGTGCGGGTGCTGATCCGCCCGACCAGTTCCACCCGCGGCATCGACGGGCTGCCCGTCGACGTCCGGCGCGGCGACATCTTCGACCCGGGCAGCGTGCGCTCCGCGATGAGCGGATGCGACGTCGTGTACTACTGCGTCGTCGACGCCCGCGCGTGGCTGCTGGACCCGGCACCGATGTGGCGCACCAACGTCGACGGCCTGCGCGCTGTGCTCGACGTCGCGGTCGAGGCTGACCTGCACCGCTTCGTGTTCACCAGTTCGATCGCCACGATCGGACGGCGTACCGACGGCCTCGCCGACGAAACCACGGCGCATAACTGGCTCGACATCGGCGGCGACTACGTCCGCAGTCGCGTCGAGGCCGAGCAGATGGTGCTGCGTTACAGCTACGAGCAGGGGCTGCCGGCGGTCGCGATGTGCGTCTCGAACACGTACGGGCCGGGGGACTGGTTGCCGACCCCGCACGGCGCGCTGCTCGCTGCGGCCGTGCACGGAAGGATGCCCTTCTACATCGACGGGTACGAGGCCGAGACGGTGGGAATCGAGGACGCCGCACAGGCGATGATCCTGGCCGCCGAGCACGGCAGGATCGGCGAGCGGTACATCGTCTCCGAGCGGTGGATGAGCTCGCGCGAGATCTTCGAAGCCGGCTGTCGTGCAGTGGGAGTCGAACCTCCGCGGTATCGCGTGCCGATCGCGGTGATGGCCGCCGCGAGCTACCCGAGCAGCTGGATCGCCCGGCTCCGTGGTCACGACACAAAGCTGACGCCGCTGAACATTCTCCTGATGCACGTCATGACCCCGCTGGACCACTCGAAAGCGGTCCGCGAGTTGGGCTGGAATCCCTCACCCACCCCCGAGGCGATCGTTGCCGCGGCCCAGTTCTACCGCGAATCGCGCCTGACCGGCAGGGGATCCCGTTGA
- a CDS encoding acyl-CoA dehydrogenase, producing MTLALTPEQRELSESIGRFAARRAPIAATREAFESIAQGRLPSWWEEFVANGFHAVHLPENYGGQGGDLLDAACVLEAAGKASLPGPLLPTVATGAVALLAEPARPAEALLTRLAEGTPAALVLPRNSAFTARPDGEQWTITGDSGLTAGICAAATVLVCAATDAEADIWVVVDRTHPAAVVESVAGTDLLTDLGTMRLAGYPVEKADVLIGIDADRAEYLDTALTASVAAGIAQWCVQAATAHLRTREQFGKLIGTFQALQHSAAMLLVDSELASAATWDALRAAGEPVEQQRVAAAGAALMAIAPCPDLALDTLTMFGAIGFTWEHDLHLYWRRATSLAASVGSPSRWARRLGEVTATQERDFSVDLGDAEAEFRARVAETLDAAAALRNDGPGRQGDYEHFATGPQRTAIAEAGLIAPHWPPPWGIDASPLQQLIIDEEFGKRSAVVRPSLGIAEWILPSLIKAGSKELQDRLIQATQRGELAWCQLFSEPGAGSDLAALATRATKVDGGWRIHGHKIWTSSAHRADFGALLARTDPTAAKHRGIGYFIVDMRSDGIDVQPIKQASGEQEFNEVFLDDVFVPDEMLLGEPTGGWALAIATMAEERSAISGYVQYDRAAPLRRLAAGDERDDILRALGELDAYANAIKALGVRETIRLLGGQASGPASSIAKVAMNELLRRTFPVTLASVGRSAMAAESDVVQPYLRVPAELIGGGTKEIQLNIIAQMILGLPRK from the coding sequence TTGACCCTGGCCCTCACTCCCGAACAGCGCGAACTCAGCGAGTCGATCGGCCGGTTCGCCGCACGACGCGCTCCGATAGCCGCCACCCGCGAGGCCTTCGAATCGATTGCGCAAGGCCGCCTTCCGTCATGGTGGGAGGAGTTCGTGGCCAACGGCTTTCACGCCGTGCACCTGCCGGAGAACTACGGCGGTCAGGGCGGGGATCTGCTCGACGCCGCCTGTGTGCTCGAGGCGGCGGGCAAGGCGTCACTGCCGGGTCCGCTGCTGCCCACGGTGGCGACGGGCGCGGTCGCGCTACTCGCCGAACCAGCCCGGCCCGCCGAAGCGCTGCTGACCCGTCTCGCCGAGGGCACGCCCGCCGCGCTCGTGTTGCCACGCAACTCCGCCTTCACCGCCCGCCCCGACGGGGAGCAGTGGACGATCACCGGCGACTCGGGCCTGACAGCGGGGATCTGCGCAGCAGCAACCGTTTTGGTGTGTGCAGCCACGGATGCCGAAGCCGATATCTGGGTCGTCGTCGACAGGACGCACCCAGCCGCCGTCGTCGAATCCGTGGCCGGCACCGATCTGTTGACCGATCTCGGTACGATGCGTCTCGCGGGATACCCGGTCGAGAAGGCCGATGTTCTCATCGGTATCGATGCCGACCGGGCCGAATACCTCGACACCGCGCTGACGGCGAGTGTGGCCGCGGGCATCGCACAGTGGTGCGTGCAAGCCGCGACCGCGCACCTGCGCACGCGCGAGCAGTTCGGCAAGCTCATCGGCACGTTCCAGGCACTACAGCACAGCGCTGCGATGCTGCTGGTCGACAGTGAGTTGGCAAGTGCGGCAACGTGGGACGCCCTGCGGGCGGCCGGTGAACCGGTCGAACAGCAGCGAGTGGCTGCGGCCGGCGCGGCATTGATGGCGATCGCGCCGTGCCCGGACCTCGCGCTGGACACGCTGACCATGTTCGGGGCCATCGGCTTCACCTGGGAACACGACCTGCACCTGTACTGGCGGCGCGCGACCAGCCTGGCCGCGTCGGTCGGGTCCCCAAGCCGGTGGGCCAGGCGGCTCGGCGAGGTGACCGCCACACAGGAGCGGGACTTCTCTGTCGACCTCGGCGACGCCGAAGCGGAGTTCCGGGCCCGCGTGGCCGAGACGCTCGACGCAGCCGCCGCGCTGCGCAACGACGGGCCCGGCCGCCAGGGCGACTACGAGCACTTCGCGACCGGACCGCAGCGGACCGCGATCGCCGAGGCGGGGCTGATCGCACCACACTGGCCGCCGCCCTGGGGGATCGACGCCAGCCCGCTGCAACAGCTCATCATCGACGAGGAGTTCGGCAAGCGATCCGCGGTGGTGCGGCCGTCCCTGGGGATCGCCGAGTGGATTCTGCCGTCGCTGATCAAGGCAGGCTCAAAAGAGCTGCAGGACCGCCTCATTCAGGCTACTCAGCGCGGGGAGCTCGCGTGGTGCCAGCTGTTCAGCGAGCCGGGCGCGGGTTCGGATCTGGCCGCGCTGGCGACGCGGGCGACCAAGGTCGACGGCGGGTGGCGCATCCACGGACACAAGATCTGGACGTCGTCGGCACACCGGGCGGACTTCGGGGCACTGTTGGCCCGCACCGATCCAACCGCCGCCAAGCACCGCGGGATCGGATACTTCATCGTGGACATGCGCTCCGACGGCATCGACGTGCAGCCGATCAAGCAGGCGAGCGGCGAGCAGGAGTTCAACGAGGTCTTCCTGGACGACGTCTTCGTTCCCGACGAGATGCTGCTCGGCGAACCGACCGGGGGATGGGCGCTGGCGATCGCCACGATGGCCGAAGAGCGTTCGGCCATCAGCGGATACGTCCAGTACGACCGTGCGGCACCACTGCGCCGGCTCGCCGCTGGTGACGAGCGCGACGATATCCTGCGCGCGCTCGGCGAACTCGACGCGTACGCCAACGCGATCAAGGCGCTGGGGGTGCGCGAGACGATCCGATTGCTCGGCGGGCAGGCATCGGGACCGGCCTCCAGCATCGCCAAGGTCGCGATGAATGAGCTGCTGCGGCGGACGTTCCCGGTCACGCTGGCGTCGGTGGGCCGGTCGGCGATGGCTGCCGAGTCCGACGTCGTGCAGCCGTACCTGCGGGTGCCCGCGGAACTGATCGGGGGCGGCACCAAGGAGATTCAGCTCAACATCATCGCCCAGATGATCCTCGGGCTGCCCCGCAAGTAG
- a CDS encoding aromatic ring-hydroxylating oxygenase subunit alpha has translation MTRIAHDVRREDAIGAPPARPTLVPAERYYSAAFARLEIERMWPKVWQCACTVDHVAEPGDYFEYRCGPYSVLIVRGEDGVLRGFQNVCRHRGNSLCSGSGSGLNELRCGYHGWTWDLGGELRRVPNRKGFGALRMAELPLVPVAVDTWERLVFVNLDVDAMPLLDYLEGMPGDVEWCRLADFRCYATMTIDVDANWKTIADGYSETYHIQTLHPELHRCMDDVYAPQTIWGHTGKSEQLYGVPSPHLKRALADSEVWDAYVCTQGALMGVEEGTPLPDDRDPGASVADVIAARTRAFAASRGVDLDWAGTDEVMRLHQYNVFPNMTLLMNADHLTVMTSHPGADPDRGELVMVLWTRMPPGAPRTKPVDVRMTAAEAHPGLVLTQDISVLAGLQRGMHQPGFTHLTLSNEERRVINMHRNLERYLDLPESDRMTGGETD, from the coding sequence ATGACGCGCATCGCGCACGACGTCCGTCGCGAAGACGCGATCGGCGCCCCGCCCGCGCGGCCGACGCTGGTGCCCGCCGAGCGGTACTACTCGGCGGCGTTCGCGCGATTGGAGATCGAGCGCATGTGGCCGAAGGTCTGGCAGTGCGCCTGCACGGTCGACCACGTCGCCGAGCCCGGTGACTACTTCGAATACCGTTGCGGCCCATACTCGGTTCTGATCGTGCGTGGCGAGGACGGCGTCCTGCGCGGGTTCCAGAACGTGTGCCGGCACCGCGGCAACTCGTTGTGCTCGGGCTCCGGCTCGGGCCTGAACGAGTTGCGATGCGGATATCACGGCTGGACATGGGATCTCGGCGGCGAGTTGCGACGAGTGCCGAACCGCAAAGGCTTCGGCGCCCTGCGCATGGCCGAGCTTCCGCTGGTCCCGGTCGCCGTGGACACCTGGGAGCGGCTGGTCTTCGTCAACCTCGATGTCGACGCGATGCCCCTGCTCGACTACCTGGAAGGCATGCCGGGCGATGTCGAGTGGTGCAGGCTCGCCGACTTCCGCTGCTACGCCACCATGACGATCGACGTCGACGCGAATTGGAAGACGATCGCCGACGGGTACAGCGAGACCTACCACATCCAGACCCTGCACCCGGAGCTGCACCGCTGCATGGACGACGTCTATGCGCCGCAGACGATCTGGGGACACACGGGCAAATCCGAACAGCTGTACGGTGTTCCGAGCCCACACCTGAAGCGCGCCCTCGCCGACAGCGAGGTCTGGGACGCATACGTCTGCACCCAGGGTGCGCTGATGGGCGTCGAGGAGGGCACGCCGCTGCCCGACGACCGTGACCCCGGAGCTTCGGTGGCCGACGTGATCGCCGCTCGGACCCGGGCGTTCGCGGCCTCCCGCGGCGTCGACCTGGACTGGGCCGGCACCGACGAGGTCATGCGACTGCACCAGTACAACGTGTTCCCGAATATGACGCTCTTGATGAACGCCGACCACCTGACCGTGATGACGTCACATCCCGGGGCCGACCCGGATCGCGGCGAGTTGGTGATGGTGCTGTGGACGCGCATGCCACCCGGTGCGCCCCGCACCAAACCGGTCGACGTGCGGATGACCGCCGCCGAGGCTCACCCGGGACTGGTTCTCACACAGGACATCTCGGTGCTGGCCGGGTTGCAGCGCGGCATGCATCAGCCCGGTTTCACGCACCTGACGCTGTCCAACGAGGAGCGACGCGTGATCAACATGCACCGCAACCTCGAGCGCTACCTCGACCTGCCGGAGTCCGACCGGATGACCGGAGGTGAGACCGATTAG